The DNA region ggatcAAAACCAAATTTGGGTTTGGTTAGATGAGACAGATCATGACCTTGCTGTGATTAATTGAACCACAACTGGATCATGACCCCTCTCCCCCTCTCTCTTTCGGTTTTCTGTTTATTGTGTTGAAAGTAGGAGCAAGACTGAAGAAGAGATTTGGGCTGACAACTATACTTATACAAGAATTGAGTGGCAGATTTTGTTTCACTTTGAGGAAGAATTGGCCTGGTCCAAACATTTTACAGCAATTTGCGGTCTCTCACATTTTTTGTGGCTTCTGTTTTTTTCTGTCCATGTAAAACTTTCCTATGTTTTTATCTCCAAATACAAGTACACCCTTTATTTTCTAACCATTAAAAACCAAACAGCTAGATCAAAATAAGAATCACCACCAATGCAAGCAAGCAAATGGATATTATTGTAGGCCAATAAACATCTGAAATAGCATAGCATAAAACAATAAGGTGGGCAAGGCATGAAAATTCTGGAATCtgtacaaaattaaataaaaatgccCAAATTAATTCTACATCTTTGGTTTATAAGTTAGGGATCCTACAAATATGCAAAGCTTCTTCTTTCTCATGCCACGCTGAGGACAGTGTCTCCATTAATGAAGCTTGACATCCCTGGGAACACCAAGTGCATAGACGATGGCTGGCTCTGATCCAATGACATGGACAGTTTCAAGGACAGAGATGATGGCTCAATGAGCTGAGAGGCTGCCAGTGAGGGTGAACAAGGAACCGAAACGACAGGAAGTGGGTGGACAAGTATGGTGGATGCGTTGTTCACTTGGTGTTCTTGTGCAAACACCAGATTTTCCATTGGCCTCTCAATTTGTAGTGGTAGCAAAACAGGAGCAACAGGAACCAGGTTGTCTTGAGGCAGCTTCCCCTCTTCAGGTGATATTGGAGACACCTATTGAATTTATTAAACACAACAACTTGATGAGAAATGGAatactatactatactaatCTGATCTTCACTTTCTTTCCTTGTTTTAATCCACACAGCACCTAGATCACTGTCAAATCCACAAATGGAAAGGAAATCTTTGCACTAAACTAAGCCAATTTTGGAGCAAGTAGCATTATTCATCATCACAAATATGTCttagatttaattttcaagTGAGAGAGATAATGGAAGAAAATCAAAAGTCATATATAAAGAAGAAGGAGCAGTGTTATGATTGAATGAATATTTACCGCTTCAGTGGTGATATCAAAGAGGCTGGATCTGCGGCGGCGCCTATTGAGATTGGTTCGTCGGAGGAAGTATTTCTGAGCATGACTTGCTACTTGTGTAGGTGTGCGAGTCTTTACATAATTTCTAGAGATTCCTCTCCAGTTTCCTTTTCCTACTTTCTGTAATCCCAAAAGGAACAGCTTGTGCTCTTCTTCCGTCCATGGAACTCCTAAAATATACCAGCTTCATCAATTTAATTTCATAGCTAGCTAGGACTAATTCGGAAACACATACATATCATATGATCTTTCCAGAAACGTAAAACAGTTAGCTTAGCTTAACAATAATACAAATGATcagattaacaaaattttcataCAAATTGCTGTATATGATCATCAGATCAgagtaacaaattaaattgatttGTAATGGAGGATCGGAAGAttagagaagaaggaggaggTGACAGAGATCTATCTGACCTCGCTTACGCTCGCGGCCAGCGCTAGAGCGGTGGGGGACGGCGTCATCAGCCGAGGCATAACCGTCGTCGACGTCCACCGCCGCTTTCATCGACTCATTATCAGTCGTAGCAGCAATAAGATGCTCGTACTGAGACAAGTTATTCAAACTGACGCTCTTCCTCATGGGGTCCACCCTCACCCGCACTCCAAACAGCATGATCTCGCCGGAACTTTCCGCACCGCCGGAGGCCGATGACAGCTCGTCGCAAGTGCGCGAGTCCAGCTGGCCGTTGCTCACACAGTCGGCGAGCATACTTAAACTCACGATGAATCCACAAAGTTATCAAACAATTGATTGAAGCACGAAGGATGAGATCGTGTATGCATACAGATTATATATGTAGGGGCTATAGATACATAATTGCATATAGAgtttagagtttaaatagaaGGGAGGAGAGAACTGTGATGGCGAAGGCCGAAGGGGAATTTTGTCATTGCGGCGGGCCACGTGCCACTCTATTCACGCTTTATCCGAATCTTCTATCTTAgctttgtcttttctttttcttttttcatttttcttttaaagaaaatacaaaTGTATTTTACTTGAGTCCTATAATTGATGTCTCAAATTAATAATGGCACGTTCAGTTTGCGGAATAGGTTTGAAATAGAATAGTAGAAAAGAAATGTAATAGTCCTATATGAAATTGcttcaaattaatttaaattttattttattaaaaacaacGCAGAAACATTTctaaatgattttgaaagagtttttcttaaaaatatatattttttttaaatggaaaataataataatacttgtACTTTCTaagaattttc from Ipomoea triloba cultivar NCNSP0323 chromosome 6, ASM357664v1 includes:
- the LOC116022860 gene encoding transcription factor MYB1R1-like — encoded protein: MLADCVSNGQLDSRTCDELSSASGGAESSGEIMLFGVRVRVDPMRKSVSLNNLSQYEHLIAATTDNESMKAAVDVDDGYASADDAVPHRSSAGRERKRGVPWTEEEHKLFLLGLQKVGKGNWRGISRNYVKTRTPTQVASHAQKYFLRRTNLNRRRRRSSLFDITTEAVSPISPEEGKLPQDNLVPVAPVLLPLQIERPMENLVFAQEHQVNNASTILVHPLPVVSVPCSPSLAASQLIEPSSLSLKLSMSLDQSQPSSMHLVFPGMSSFINGDTVLSVA